The following are from one region of the Capsicum annuum cultivar UCD-10X-F1 chromosome 1, UCD10Xv1.1, whole genome shotgun sequence genome:
- the LOC107840831 gene encoding CBL-interacting serine/threonine-protein kinase 14 gives MPEILDDHEGSPSLLSVAVANAELTPAEDVNSNLFDKYKLGKLLGCGAFGKVYHARDINTAQSVAIKVVGKQKIFKGGLTAHVKREISIMRRLRHPHIVRLHEILATKKKIYFALEFAKGGELFSKLAKGRFSEDLSRRYFQQLISAVGYCHSRRVYHRDLKLENLLLDENCDLKVTDFGLSAVGDQMRPGELLHTLCGTPAYVAPEILAKKGYDGAKVDIWSCGIILFVFNAGYLPFNDTNLMTIYRKIYKGEFRCPKWTSPELKRLLTRLLDTNPVTRITVEEIKNDPWFQRGYQEVKSENQFEIKLGLDSAEKFLNAFDIISYSYGFNFSILLKDNGGFIDKERFVSMESREKIIRKVEEVGKAEGMTVVQRSGASVKVEGQNGNFVLMVVVNRLTEKLVIVEIEKRETEGEIWKKKFKPQISSFVYQEEGPNSGS, from the coding sequence ATGCCAGAGATCTTAGATGACCATGAAGGCAGTCCATCCCTACTATCCGTCGCCGTTGCCAACGCCGAATTAACTCCGGCGGAGGATGTCAATTCAAACCTATTTGACAAGTATAAGCTGGGGAAACTCCTGGGTTGTGGCGCATTTGGTAAAGTGTATCATGCCAGAGACATTAATACGGCACAAAGCGTTGCGATTAAGGTCGTCGGCAAACAGAAAATCTTCAAAGGTGGTCTAACTGCGCACGTTAAACGAGAGATCTCTATCATGCGCCGGTTGCGTCACCCTCATATCGTACGCCTACATGAAATTCTCGCCACGAAGAAGAAAATATACTTCGCCTTGGAATTCGCTAAAGGAGGTGAACTATTCTCAAAGCTCGCTAAAGGCCGATTTAGCGAAGATCTCAGCCGACGATATTTCCAGCAGTTAATATCGGCCGTTGGATATTGCCACTCTCGCCGCGTCTACCACCGTGATTTGAAACTGGAGAATTTATTACTGGACGAAAATTGCGACTTGAAAGTTACCGATTTCGGATTAAGCGCTGTCGGGGATCAAATGCGACCCGGCGAGTTGCTCCATACACTTTGCGGGACCCCTGCTTACGTGGCGCCGGAGATTTTGGCGAAGAAAGGTTATGATGGTGCTAAGGTGGATATATGGTCATGTGGTATTATCCTTTTTGTGTTCAATGCTGGGTATTTACCCTTCAATGATACAAATTTAATGACCATCTATAGGAAAATTTACAAAGGTGAATTCCGCTGTCCGAAATGGACCTCGCCCGAGTTGAAGAGGTTGCTGACACGGTTACTTGATACTAACCCGGTTACTCGTATCACTGTTGAAGAGATTAAGAATGACCCGTGGTTTCAAAGAGGGTATCAAGAGGTCAAATCAGAAAACCAATTCGAAATCAAGTTGGGTCTGGATTCTGCCGAAAAATTTCTCAACGCATTTGATATTATATCGtattcctatggttttaatttcTCCATTTTGCTTAAAGATAATGGTGGATTCATCGATAAGGAACGGTTTGTATCAATGGAGTCACGGGAGAAGATAATCAGGAAAGTTGAGGAGGTGGGGAAAGCGGAGGGGATGACGGTGGTGCAAAGGAGTGGAGCCTCCGTCAAGGTGGAGGGGCAGAATGGTAATTTTGTATTAATGGTGGTGGTTAACCGGTTAACTGAGAAACTGGTAATAGTGGAAATTGAGAAAAGGGAGACTGAAGGTGAAATATGGAAGAAGAAATTCAAGCCGCAGATAAGTAGCTTTGTTTATCAAGAGGAAGGACCAAATTCTGGTAGCTGA